Proteins from one Natrinema versiforme genomic window:
- a CDS encoding helix-turn-helix domain-containing protein — MEYVDETAAKIMVAARPGDSIRRIAQKIDGSYSWVYDWIERLEDAGFIRREDGIYIENYAVRDRYYDLVAAISRAVPPSIDDGYVIPHFAGMPFAYTKIDGVYVWTHGGYQIARGHDDYPIFIQVADQDVERWTAFFDEFGIPSRIEERPDATDSDAAVSYVLFPTSGEITREWVDGNPVIPLDEAIEHMLEYRVNYEPALEMIADEYDRDIDASHEDPRLNA, encoded by the coding sequence ATGGAGTACGTCGACGAGACCGCGGCGAAGATCATGGTCGCGGCCCGGCCGGGTGACTCGATCCGGCGAATCGCCCAGAAGATCGACGGCTCCTACTCGTGGGTCTACGACTGGATCGAGCGGTTGGAGGACGCAGGCTTCATCCGGCGTGAGGACGGCATCTACATCGAGAATTACGCTGTCAGGGATCGCTACTACGACCTCGTCGCGGCCATCTCTCGCGCTGTTCCCCCTTCGATCGACGACGGCTACGTCATTCCACACTTCGCCGGGATGCCCTTTGCGTACACGAAAATCGACGGCGTCTACGTCTGGACCCACGGCGGCTATCAGATCGCTCGCGGCCACGACGATTATCCGATCTTTATCCAGGTCGCTGACCAGGACGTCGAACGGTGGACAGCGTTCTTTGATGAGTTCGGGATTCCGAGCCGGATCGAAGAGCGGCCGGACGCGACCGACTCCGACGCGGCCGTCTCGTACGTGTTGTTCCCGACGAGTGGGGAGATCACTCGCGAGTGGGTTGACGGCAATCCGGTTATTCCGTTGGATGAGGCAATCGAGCACATGTTGGAGTACCGGGTGAACTACGAGCCGGCGTTGGAGATGATCGCCGACGAGTACGACCGCGATATCGACGCGTCCCACGAGGATCCGCGTCTCAATGCATGA
- a CDS encoding nucleotidyltransferase domain-containing protein yields MSLGEREDELLDTLEAVIDADLPYVLVGGWAIAAFNQRFTTDVDVVIPAQAVDDYTDLLTDRGYEKTAEVERNELYEGRTIRFTKDIGNPVRFDAMVDALGCRQTEAEWSYRYLAQHSVTEELRTGRPVTARIPERELLFAVKLHSGRKADSRDLVVLAAGADFDRIATHLHRGESEKLAGRIETVLNRLTSEDFADAFKGVFEQQTVPEQDIDAVVEFLRDQQRRIDSER; encoded by the coding sequence ATGAGCCTCGGTGAACGCGAAGACGAACTACTGGATACGCTGGAGGCAGTCATCGACGCTGACCTGCCGTACGTGCTCGTCGGTGGGTGGGCGATCGCGGCGTTCAATCAACGCTTCACCACGGACGTCGACGTCGTCATTCCGGCCCAAGCGGTCGACGACTACACGGACCTTCTCACCGACCGCGGCTACGAGAAAACGGCCGAAGTCGAGCGAAACGAACTCTACGAGGGCCGGACTATCCGGTTTACCAAAGATATCGGGAATCCGGTTCGGTTCGACGCGATGGTGGACGCGCTGGGCTGTCGCCAGACGGAAGCTGAGTGGTCGTATCGCTATCTGGCCCAGCACTCTGTCACCGAGGAACTGCGAACCGGTCGCCCGGTAACAGCCAGGATTCCGGAACGGGAGTTGCTGTTCGCGGTGAAACTCCACAGTGGCCGCAAGGCAGACTCTCGGGATCTAGTGGTGCTGGCTGCTGGCGCGGATTTCGACCGGATCGCGACTCATCTGCATCGCGGGGAGTCCGAGAAGCTCGCTGGTCGCATCGAGACTGTCCTCAACCGCCTCACGTCGGAGGATTTCGCAGATGCATTCAAAGGAGTCTTCGAACAGCAAACGGTTCCCGAACAGGATATCGATGCCGTCGTTGAGTTCCTTCGTGACCAGCAGCGCCGAATCGATTCTGAACGATAA
- a CDS encoding ArdC-like ssDNA-binding domain-containing protein, which yields MSTTRDSSVSFDQTDTRSDEMNSTIEQWIDDLVAGVDDAQASEEFQEWLDVQSRFHDYSYRNTLLIKRQCPEASRVAGYRTWQEEFDRHVKEGESAIWIWAPIITKQCPECENSPSYHEDSDCEYDETPPEEWSKGLVGFKPTAVFDVSQTEGEPLPELETEAAGDADDLVPALLDAAATLDIDVRVVDAAEWEHGDAKGVCKHRTLHGGQPVVEAKARSNQADLAVTLIHEYAHALLHFDVDDEPERAKREVEAEAVAYIVGRYFNLDTSGSAFYLAAWQDDDAESIQERLGRISSTAQEIIDTVVEG from the coding sequence ATGTCCACGACCAGAGACTCGTCGGTCTCCTTCGACCAGACCGACACGCGATCAGACGAGATGAACAGTACCATCGAACAGTGGATCGACGACCTTGTCGCCGGCGTCGACGACGCGCAGGCCAGCGAAGAGTTCCAAGAGTGGCTCGATGTCCAGAGTCGTTTCCACGACTACTCCTACCGGAACACGCTCCTCATCAAGCGACAGTGTCCCGAGGCGAGCCGGGTGGCTGGCTACCGGACGTGGCAGGAGGAGTTCGACCGCCACGTCAAGGAGGGTGAGTCGGCCATCTGGATCTGGGCGCCGATCATCACCAAGCAGTGCCCGGAATGCGAGAACTCGCCGAGCTACCACGAGGACAGTGACTGTGAGTACGACGAGACGCCGCCCGAGGAGTGGTCGAAAGGACTGGTTGGATTCAAACCAACGGCAGTCTTCGATGTGTCTCAAACCGAGGGCGAACCGCTCCCCGAGCTGGAAACCGAGGCAGCTGGTGACGCCGACGACCTGGTGCCAGCGCTCCTTGATGCAGCAGCTACGCTCGATATCGACGTCCGTGTCGTCGACGCTGCCGAGTGGGAGCATGGCGACGCGAAAGGCGTCTGCAAACACCGGACTCTCCACGGAGGCCAGCCCGTCGTCGAAGCGAAAGCCCGCTCAAATCAGGCCGATCTCGCCGTGACGTTGATTCACGAGTACGCCCACGCACTGCTCCATTTCGATGTCGACGACGAACCCGAGCGTGCAAAACGCGAGGTCGAAGCCGAAGCCGTTGCGTACATCGTCGGGCGGTATTTCAACCTGGATACGAGCGGGTCAGCGTTCTATCTTGCCGCGTGGCAGGACGACGATGCGGAGAGTATTCAGGAGCGTCTCGGCCGGATCAGTTCGACCGCTCAGGAAATCATCGACACAGTTGTAGAGGGCTGA
- a CDS encoding DUF6610 family protein codes for MSLGLSPDSSTASDIAVARQADHVAFLHRAPFVADSLALGFLPGFREDCGYQTDQYLNLEIPVGMLDNDFRDPDLERFVDRFFEYEPRVGVIGDVDEIDDVDAHVAAAREIQASYPEAELIVVPKSRAVIDAIPENLVLGYSRGYADRLAHDFSDPADWRGRRVHILGGSPPKQLDAIRQLTRPTLTDEPPADIVGVDWNGLHRGAQFGEFWTADGWDDSGRDADHVTVRKTVRHSLARVREFWRAHGIWPETTPQDEGLNVEYEGPSPADLEDAACTECGTNVWRTRRGPYVAEYDTGAICGYCSYECYFSHRHRNNLEEIAGDQSVYLPPA; via the coding sequence ATGTCCCTCGGTTTGAGTCCAGACTCCAGCACGGCTAGCGACATCGCTGTCGCCAGACAAGCGGACCATGTGGCGTTCCTCCATCGAGCCCCATTCGTCGCCGATTCTCTCGCCCTCGGATTTCTCCCCGGGTTTCGGGAAGACTGTGGGTACCAGACGGACCAGTACCTGAACCTCGAGATTCCTGTCGGGATGCTCGACAACGATTTTCGGGATCCCGATCTGGAGCGGTTCGTCGACCGCTTTTTCGAGTACGAACCACGTGTCGGGGTCATCGGGGACGTCGACGAAATCGACGACGTCGACGCCCACGTCGCTGCTGCTCGTGAAATCCAAGCGAGCTACCCCGAAGCTGAGCTCATCGTCGTTCCGAAGTCGCGGGCGGTGATCGACGCGATACCTGAGAACCTCGTCCTCGGGTATTCACGGGGATACGCCGACCGCCTGGCCCACGATTTCTCCGATCCAGCCGATTGGAGAGGGCGGCGCGTCCACATTCTCGGCGGGAGTCCGCCCAAGCAGCTCGACGCTATTCGACAGTTGACCCGACCGACACTCACTGACGAGCCACCGGCCGATATCGTCGGCGTCGACTGGAACGGGCTGCATCGCGGCGCACAGTTCGGTGAGTTCTGGACGGCCGACGGCTGGGACGACAGCGGTCGCGACGCCGACCACGTCACCGTCCGAAAGACGGTGCGCCACAGCCTCGCTCGGGTCCGTGAGTTCTGGAGGGCGCACGGAATCTGGCCCGAAACGACACCGCAAGACGAGGGGCTCAACGTCGAGTACGAGGGACCGAGCCCTGCCGATCTCGAGGACGCCGCCTGTACCGAGTGCGGGACGAACGTCTGGCGAACCCGCCGCGGCCCGTACGTCGCCGAGTACGATACCGGCGCAATCTGTGGATACTGCAGCTACGAGTGCTACTTCAGCCACCGTCATCGGAACAATCTAGAGGAAATCGCCGGCGATCAGAGCGTCTACCTCCCGCCGGCGTGA
- a CDS encoding heavy-metal-associated domain-containing protein: protein MERKTISVTGMSCNGCEQNVETALRNLDDVNRIEADHEADTVDVVLEDGVSDDDVNAAIEQAGYDVVA, encoded by the coding sequence ATGGAGCGAAAGACGATCTCAGTCACCGGGATGTCCTGCAACGGGTGCGAACAGAACGTGGAGACCGCCCTGCGAAACCTCGATGATGTGAATCGGATCGAGGCCGACCACGAAGCTGACACGGTCGACGTGGTCCTCGAGGATGGAGTCTCAGACGACGACGTGAACGCGGCAATCGAACAAGCTGGCTACGACGTAGTGGCTTAA
- a CDS encoding cation-translocating P-type ATPase produces the protein MGTTHEQFNVGGMSCSFCAESIKKAYSRTDGVEDVDVSLAHEEVLVEYDNDLLSEVEVKDTLRDLGYTIRDPDKAKRYEQQQAELADGKRRLLLAGGASIVVAALMGWMILVMGRFESSSLVMDLVTLGLALGTMFGPGRYIKEKAYQSLRRGIFNQHVLLEAGAFAGLLGGLLGLFVFPGFPTVHFFAVSVFITTYHILSEYTSLIVRTRASQAVQGLLDLQPDTARRVSDDGDVEEVPVDDLDIGDRVRVKPGENIPVDGEVVEGESTVDESVATGESIPEEKVADDTVIGGSVNETGTLLIEVTATGEDAFLNQVAREIEEARAMKPGIIQLADRILKYFVPGVLTIAALSFLFWVVAPLAWGADPNVQRGAFAALAVLVLGYPCALGMATPLALIRGGGKAANRGILMRSGDAFQIFPDVDHIVLDKTGTITVGEPAVSEVVAFGADEVDVLTTAASAEAFSEHPLADAILEAADEQGGEYADPDAFDSVTGKGVRATVASDDVLVGKPGWLSDEGIDLSKGGDDIERLQGRGLTVSGVVRGGDLIGLIGIGDEIKADAAETIRRIRDAGITPVMITGDNERTANAVAEEVSIDRVMADVLPDEKREEIGRLQKAGHRVAMVGDGINDAPALTQADIGIAIGAGTDIAIESADIVLMGDRLGGVMDAYEIGNESYRKTRQNLATAFAFNGVGVAAATTGLVHPVFAMLAMVLSVSAVLANSFAGQLLSGEGVNTEFALDDRTDGERGDGRVTAD, from the coding sequence ATGGGAACGACACACGAACAATTCAACGTCGGGGGAATGTCCTGCTCGTTCTGTGCCGAGAGCATCAAGAAGGCCTACAGCCGAACCGATGGTGTCGAGGACGTCGACGTGAGTCTCGCCCACGAGGAAGTTCTCGTCGAATACGACAACGACCTGCTGAGTGAGGTCGAGGTGAAGGACACGCTCCGGGACCTCGGGTACACCATCCGCGACCCGGACAAAGCGAAGCGGTATGAGCAACAGCAGGCCGAACTCGCCGACGGCAAGCGCCGCCTCCTCCTCGCAGGTGGCGCATCTATCGTGGTCGCTGCCCTGATGGGGTGGATGATTCTCGTGATGGGACGCTTCGAGTCATCATCTCTTGTGATGGATCTGGTTACACTGGGGCTGGCGCTCGGGACGATGTTCGGTCCTGGACGATACATCAAAGAGAAAGCCTACCAGAGCCTGCGCCGGGGGATCTTCAATCAGCACGTTCTCTTGGAAGCAGGGGCATTCGCAGGGTTACTTGGTGGGCTGCTCGGCCTGTTCGTGTTCCCTGGCTTCCCGACCGTCCACTTCTTCGCCGTTTCCGTGTTCATCACCACCTATCACATCCTTTCGGAGTACACCAGCCTCATCGTCCGCACGCGAGCTTCCCAAGCCGTCCAAGGTCTTCTCGACCTCCAGCCCGACACGGCACGCCGCGTCAGTGATGACGGTGATGTCGAGGAGGTCCCTGTCGACGACCTCGACATCGGTGATCGCGTCCGGGTCAAACCCGGCGAGAACATCCCCGTCGACGGCGAAGTTGTCGAGGGTGAGTCTACAGTCGACGAATCGGTCGCCACCGGCGAGTCCATTCCCGAGGAGAAGGTCGCCGACGACACGGTGATCGGTGGCAGCGTCAACGAGACCGGGACGCTGCTCATCGAGGTAACTGCAACCGGCGAGGACGCGTTCCTGAACCAGGTGGCCCGCGAGATCGAGGAAGCACGGGCGATGAAGCCCGGCATCATCCAGCTCGCCGACCGCATCCTCAAGTACTTCGTCCCAGGCGTCTTGACGATTGCCGCGCTCTCGTTCCTCTTCTGGGTGGTCGCACCGCTCGCATGGGGAGCAGACCCCAACGTCCAGCGCGGGGCGTTCGCAGCGCTGGCGGTCCTCGTGCTCGGCTATCCGTGTGCGCTCGGGATGGCGACACCGCTCGCCCTAATTCGGGGTGGCGGGAAGGCGGCGAACCGCGGCATCCTGATGCGCTCCGGCGACGCCTTCCAGATCTTCCCCGACGTCGACCACATCGTGTTGGACAAGACCGGCACCATCACCGTCGGCGAACCCGCCGTCAGTGAGGTCGTCGCGTTCGGTGCCGACGAGGTGGATGTACTCACAACTGCGGCCAGTGCGGAGGCCTTCTCCGAACACCCGCTCGCTGATGCGATCCTCGAGGCCGCCGACGAGCAGGGCGGCGAGTACGCGGATCCTGACGCCTTTGACTCGGTGACCGGCAAGGGCGTCCGAGCGACCGTGGCCAGCGACGATGTGCTGGTCGGGAAACCGGGATGGCTCAGCGACGAGGGGATCGACCTGTCGAAGGGGGGCGACGACATTGAGCGACTTCAGGGCCGCGGCCTCACCGTCTCTGGGGTCGTCCGTGGCGGTGACCTAATCGGCCTGATCGGCATCGGCGACGAAATCAAAGCAGACGCCGCCGAGACCATCCGGCGGATTCGCGACGCCGGCATCACGCCCGTGATGATCACTGGCGACAACGAGCGCACCGCGAACGCGGTCGCCGAGGAGGTCAGTATCGACCGCGTCATGGCCGACGTGCTGCCCGACGAGAAACGCGAGGAGATCGGTCGCCTGCAGAAAGCCGGCCACCGCGTGGCGATGGTCGGCGACGGCATCAACGACGCTCCTGCACTCACACAGGCGGACATCGGCATCGCCATCGGCGCCGGGACCGACATCGCCATCGAATCGGCGGACATCGTCCTGATGGGTGACCGGCTCGGCGGCGTGATGGACGCATACGAGATCGGGAACGAGAGCTACCGGAAGACCCGTCAGAACCTCGCGACGGCCTTCGCGTTCAACGGGGTCGGTGTCGCCGCCGCGACCACGGGGCTCGTTCACCCGGTGTTCGCGATGCTCGCGATGGTGCTGTCCGTCTCGGCCGTCCTCGCCAACAGCTTCGCTGGTCAGCTCCTCTCCGGCGAGGGTGTCAACACCGAGTTCGCCCTCGACGACCGCACCGACGGCGAGCGTGGAGACGGCCGAGTGACAGCCGATTAA
- a CDS encoding winged helix-turn-helix domain-containing protein produces the protein MALLESDVPIREVVTTDPEKAKALENDVRAKILDMLATEEMTIEGIHDELHRRGEEKAETTVRHHVNVLKDAGMVEIARLEEAGGGTRKYYKSNTRVFSYDLPESSGEQLASAQDTTREELAALIETLAEQHGDEIEVVAREMKPCEYCQTQHYEEFVVRELLNRALIDLGETGELDDLLSTAE, from the coding sequence ATGGCACTCCTCGAATCCGACGTGCCGATCCGCGAAGTCGTGACGACGGACCCGGAGAAAGCGAAGGCGCTGGAGAACGACGTCCGGGCGAAGATCCTCGACATGCTCGCGACCGAGGAGATGACCATCGAGGGGATTCACGACGAACTGCATCGTCGCGGCGAGGAGAAGGCGGAGACGACGGTGCGCCATCACGTGAACGTTCTGAAGGACGCGGGGATGGTCGAGATCGCACGTCTCGAGGAAGCTGGTGGGGGGACGCGGAAGTACTACAAATCGAACACACGGGTCTTCTCGTACGACCTTCCAGAAAGTAGTGGAGAGCAACTTGCTTCGGCACAGGACACGACTCGTGAAGAGCTAGCTGCGCTGATCGAGACCCTCGCCGAGCAACACGGCGACGAGATCGAGGTTGTAGCTAGGGAGATGAAGCCGTGTGAATACTGCCAAACCCAGCACTACGAGGAGTTTGTCGTTCGGGAACTGCTCAATCGCGCGCTCATCGACCTCGGCGAAACCGGGGAGCTCGACGATCTCCTATCGACAGCTGAGTAA
- a CDS encoding NAD(P)/FAD-dependent oxidoreductase — protein MSNGYDYDLLVLGGGMAGLPVAMKCAYSGMETALIEEDLLGGTCLNRGCIPTKTMLRSAEVANLARRSEEFGIDIDGAIEADMDVIVDRKDDVVETIREGAYENVEGNENINFVEGHGVFESPHKVCVDDRTLSAERVVINTGARPAKPPIDGLEDVDVHDSTDLLTLDSVPDSLAVIGGGYVGCEYAQMYSRFGADVTVFQRSERLLPQEEPEVSGVIESAFENEGITVQTGAPVTALAEADDGIRVDADADDDVSITVSDVALAAGRTPNTDGLRLEDIGVSLDDRGFVETDDSFRATADGVYAIGDVKWAADVHPLRSRRRRPPVSAPRERRGDQH, from the coding sequence ATGAGTAACGGATACGACTACGACCTGCTTGTCCTCGGCGGCGGGATGGCTGGCCTCCCGGTCGCGATGAAGTGTGCGTATTCCGGGATGGAGACGGCGCTCATCGAGGAAGACCTCCTCGGCGGCACCTGTCTCAATCGTGGATGTATCCCGACGAAGACGATGCTCCGGAGCGCAGAGGTCGCAAACCTCGCTCGCCGGAGCGAAGAGTTCGGTATCGACATCGACGGCGCCATCGAGGCCGACATGGACGTAATCGTCGACCGCAAGGACGACGTCGTCGAGACCATCCGCGAGGGGGCCTATGAGAACGTCGAGGGCAACGAGAACATCAACTTCGTCGAGGGCCATGGCGTCTTCGAATCTCCACACAAGGTCTGCGTCGACGACCGCACGCTATCAGCCGAACGGGTCGTCATCAATACGGGTGCTCGCCCAGCGAAGCCACCGATTGACGGCCTTGAGGATGTGGATGTCCACGACAGCACCGACCTGCTCACCCTCGACTCAGTCCCCGACTCGCTGGCCGTCATCGGCGGTGGCTACGTCGGTTGCGAGTACGCCCAGATGTACAGCCGGTTCGGCGCTGACGTCACCGTCTTCCAGCGAAGTGAGCGCCTCCTTCCACAAGAAGAACCAGAGGTGAGCGGGGTCATTGAGAGCGCCTTCGAAAACGAGGGAATCACCGTTCAGACCGGTGCGCCCGTGACGGCACTTGCGGAGGCCGACGACGGTATTCGTGTCGACGCCGATGCTGACGACGACGTTTCCATCACCGTCTCGGACGTCGCCCTCGCCGCGGGCCGAACACCGAATACGGACGGTCTCCGGCTTGAAGATATCGGCGTGTCGCTCGACGATCGGGGATTCGTCGAGACCGACGACAGCTTCAGAGCGACTGCTGACGGCGTCTACGCCATCGGCGACGTGAAGTGGGCCGCCGATGTTCACCCACTCCGCTCGCGACGACGCAGACCTCCTGTATCGGCACCTCGCGAAAGACGAGGAGATCAGCATTGA
- the merA gene encoding mercury(II) reductase: MTSDSQYDLVILGGGAAAFAAITEASRRNLSTAMVNTGLPIGGTCVNVGCVPSKHLLAVTESCAAASENPFDAVRYPEEPTVDWADALDGTDELVERFRQENYVDVAEHFETDIYEGYGQLVDDTTIEVVEGTDEGTRITGEKALIATGSSPWAPPIDGLDDIDYYTSETILEERDLPERIVIIGGGYIALEWGQILHRVGVDVTILQRSERVLSGMEGQLGREMQRAFEDEGIDVVTGNDFQRVRTSATDGGVEAIQSGVIVETVVEGTEQTVTGDALFVATGVQPNSEGIGLESVGVETNDNGTIHVDEHFQTTNPDVYAGGDVIGEPELETVAAKEGNHAVKNAFGDEGVSIDYDAVPAVVFTSPEVAAVGTTEFEYMDEHGTCSCRTVQMEDVPRAKAVKNTDGLVQVVKHHETDEIVGVHMVGPRAADMIMEATLAVRFGLTIDDIIDTVHPFPTFSEAFKHACQAFRRDTATMSCCIE, translated from the coding sequence GTGACGAGCGACTCTCAATACGATCTCGTGATTCTCGGCGGCGGTGCCGCAGCCTTCGCCGCGATTACCGAAGCAAGCCGCCGAAATCTCTCGACGGCGATGGTGAACACCGGCCTGCCGATCGGTGGGACCTGCGTGAATGTCGGCTGTGTTCCGAGTAAGCATCTGCTTGCCGTCACCGAGAGCTGCGCTGCAGCGTCGGAGAACCCCTTCGACGCCGTTCGATACCCCGAGGAGCCGACCGTTGACTGGGCCGACGCACTCGACGGAACCGACGAACTCGTCGAACGGTTCCGCCAGGAGAACTACGTCGACGTCGCTGAGCACTTCGAGACTGACATCTACGAGGGGTACGGCCAGCTGGTCGACGACACAACCATCGAGGTCGTTGAAGGAACCGACGAAGGTACGCGTATCACCGGGGAGAAAGCCCTGATCGCGACCGGAAGTTCACCATGGGCGCCACCCATCGACGGCCTCGACGACATCGACTACTACACGAGCGAAACCATCCTCGAAGAGCGGGACCTCCCGGAGCGCATCGTCATCATCGGAGGCGGCTATATCGCCCTCGAGTGGGGGCAGATTCTCCACCGCGTCGGCGTCGACGTGACCATCCTCCAGCGCTCCGAGCGTGTCCTCTCGGGAATGGAAGGCCAGCTCGGGCGAGAGATGCAGCGCGCATTCGAAGACGAAGGGATCGATGTGGTCACCGGCAACGACTTCCAGCGCGTGCGCACATCAGCAACTGACGGCGGGGTCGAAGCAATCCAATCGGGCGTCATTGTCGAGACAGTCGTCGAGGGCACCGAGCAGACGGTGACCGGGGACGCATTATTCGTCGCGACCGGTGTTCAGCCCAACAGCGAGGGTATCGGCCTCGAATCAGTAGGAGTCGAAACGAACGACAACGGGACGATCCACGTCGACGAGCACTTCCAGACCACGAATCCCGACGTGTACGCCGGTGGCGACGTAATCGGCGAGCCCGAACTGGAGACAGTCGCCGCCAAGGAAGGCAATCACGCCGTCAAGAACGCCTTCGGCGATGAAGGCGTCAGCATCGACTACGATGCGGTCCCCGCAGTCGTCTTCACAAGTCCCGAGGTCGCAGCCGTCGGGACGACCGAATTCGAGTACATGGACGAACACGGCACCTGTTCCTGTCGGACCGTTCAGATGGAGGACGTACCGCGAGCGAAAGCTGTCAAAAACACGGATGGCCTCGTCCAGGTCGTCAAGCACCACGAGACCGACGAAATCGTCGGCGTCCACATGGTCGGGCCCCGTGCCGCTGACATGATTATGGAAGCCACACTGGCTGTGAGGTTCGGCCTCACCATCGACGACATCATCGACACCGTCCACCCGTTCCCGACGTTCTCCGAGGCGTTCAAACACGCCTGTCAGGCGTTCCGCCGGGACACGGCTACGATGAGCTGCTGTATCGAGTAA
- a CDS encoding helix-turn-helix domain-containing protein, whose protein sequence is MADTTSSAPVCDVDGTCYCPLTGVIDTLSRKYAMQLVSIIGAHDSLRFAEIEDHLPTASTSTISKRLDEFEEAGLVSRTQYNEIPPRVEYALTDDGDEVRIRLEPLLEWTTENN, encoded by the coding sequence ATGGCAGATACCACCTCATCAGCACCCGTCTGTGACGTCGACGGCACGTGCTATTGTCCACTCACGGGTGTCATCGACACGTTGAGCCGGAAATACGCGATGCAACTCGTCAGCATTATCGGCGCACACGATTCACTGCGGTTCGCGGAGATCGAGGACCACCTCCCGACGGCAAGCACGTCCACGATCTCGAAACGCCTCGACGAGTTCGAGGAGGCAGGGCTCGTCTCACGGACGCAGTACAACGAAATTCCGCCGCGTGTCGAATACGCGTTGACTGACGACGGCGACGAGGTTCGAATACGACTGGAACCGTTACTCGAGTGGACAACAGAAAACAACTGA